In the Streptomyces formicae genome, one interval contains:
- a CDS encoding acyl-CoA dehydrogenase family protein, translating to MAATTHTVTNQAPPLVGYDVFTSDRALVEGVERHLDPALLDSAHEELSLLGRTAGSAQAQHWGVQANENPPVLHTHDRYGNRIDEVEFHPAWHRLLGKAVASGLTGAWSRPGGHVRRAAGFLVWTQAEGGHGCPISMTHAAVPALRADPALAAEWEPRLTSAVYDEGLRPASQKAGVLFGMGMTEKQGGSDVRANTTRARALAEEGTYELTGHKWFCSAPMSDGFLVLAQAEQGLTCFLVPRVLEDDSRNAFAIQRLKDKLGNKSNASSEVEFDGTWARRVGDEGRGVRTIIEMVAATRLDCVIGSAALMRQAVAQATHHATYREAFGGRLVDKPLMRNVLADLALESEAATTLAMRLASAYDDGGEQEQAFLRLAVPAAKYWVTKRCTPMVGEALECLGGNGYVEESGMPRLLREAPLNSIWEGSGNVQALDVLRALQREPEALNAFLQEVGAARGADHRLDGAIKGLLTELADLEGIEARARRLVERMALVLQGSLLVRYAPPEVADAFCASRLGGDWGAAFGTLPHSLDLASVVERATPRL from the coding sequence ATGGCAGCCACCACCCACACAGTGACCAACCAGGCTCCGCCCCTGGTGGGATATGACGTATTCACGTCCGACCGGGCCCTCGTGGAGGGCGTCGAGCGGCACCTGGATCCGGCGCTCCTGGATTCCGCTCACGAGGAACTCTCCTTGCTCGGCCGCACCGCGGGATCCGCCCAGGCGCAGCACTGGGGGGTGCAGGCCAATGAGAATCCGCCCGTTCTGCACACGCATGACCGGTACGGGAACCGGATCGACGAGGTCGAGTTCCACCCGGCGTGGCACCGGCTGCTCGGCAAGGCCGTCGCCTCGGGGCTGACCGGTGCCTGGTCGCGTCCCGGCGGGCACGTGCGGCGGGCCGCGGGGTTCCTGGTGTGGACCCAGGCCGAGGGTGGGCACGGATGTCCGATTTCGATGACGCACGCCGCGGTGCCCGCGCTGCGCGCCGATCCCGCGCTCGCCGCCGAGTGGGAGCCCCGGCTCACCTCCGCCGTGTACGACGAGGGGCTGCGTCCCGCGTCGCAGAAGGCCGGTGTCCTCTTCGGGATGGGCATGACGGAGAAGCAGGGCGGCAGCGACGTACGGGCCAACACCACGCGGGCGCGCGCGCTCGCGGAGGAGGGGACGTACGAACTCACCGGGCACAAGTGGTTCTGCTCGGCGCCGATGTCGGACGGCTTCCTGGTGCTCGCGCAGGCCGAGCAGGGTCTCACCTGCTTCCTGGTGCCGCGTGTCCTGGAGGACGACTCGCGCAACGCCTTCGCCATCCAGCGGCTCAAGGACAAGCTGGGCAACAAGTCCAACGCGTCGAGCGAGGTGGAGTTCGACGGGACCTGGGCGCGCCGGGTCGGCGACGAGGGGCGCGGGGTGCGCACCATCATCGAGATGGTCGCGGCGACCCGGCTCGACTGCGTGATCGGTTCGGCGGCGCTGATGCGGCAGGCGGTGGCGCAGGCGACGCACCACGCCACCTACCGCGAGGCGTTCGGCGGCAGGCTCGTCGACAAGCCGCTGATGCGCAACGTGCTGGCCGATCTGGCCCTGGAGTCGGAGGCGGCGACGACGCTCGCGATGCGGCTCGCCTCGGCGTACGACGACGGCGGCGAGCAGGAGCAGGCGTTCCTGCGGCTCGCGGTGCCCGCCGCCAAGTACTGGGTGACCAAGCGGTGTACGCCGATGGTCGGCGAGGCCCTGGAGTGCCTGGGCGGCAACGGCTACGTCGAGGAGTCGGGCATGCCGCGGCTGCTGCGCGAGGCGCCGCTCAACTCCATCTGGGAGGGCTCGGGGAACGTCCAGGCCCTTGACGTCCTGCGGGCGCTGCAACGCGAGCCCGAGGCGCTCAACGCGTTCCTCCAGGAGGTGGGCGCGGCGCGCGGCGCCGACCACCGGCTGGACGGCGCGATCAAGGGCCTGCTCACCGAACTGGCCGACCTGGAGGGCATCGAGGCCAGGGCGCGGCGCCTGGTGGAACGGATGGCGCTGGTGCTCCAGGGCTCGCTGCTCGTGCGGTACGCGCCCCCGGAGGTGGCCGACGCGTTCTGCGCCTCGCGGCTCGGCGGGGACTGGGGCGCGGCGTTCGGCACGCTGCCGCACAGTCTGGATCTGGCCTCGGTGGTGGAGCGGGCGACCCCTCGGCTCTAG
- a CDS encoding DUF6597 domain-containing transcriptional factor gives MTEESASGDAVAYRERPSPLLPGAVVWTRLATDGPVDARPVLPDGCMDLLWTEGRLFVAGPDTHAYDPGGASGRYVGVRFYPGTAPAFLGVPADELRDRRVELADLWTGAEARRLVERVDAAPDPMAALESLAAERASGVQAPDPLIAHVVRSLAAGRSVAATAAAAGVNARLLHRRSLPAFGYGPKTLGRVLRLQRALALARAGTPYAATAAAAGFADQAHLARDVKELTGLPLTALLGGGSGGSGGSGS, from the coding sequence GTGACCGAGGAGAGCGCGTCCGGTGACGCCGTGGCCTACCGGGAGCGGCCTTCACCCCTGCTGCCCGGCGCGGTCGTGTGGACCCGGCTGGCGACGGACGGCCCGGTCGACGCCCGACCCGTGCTGCCGGACGGCTGCATGGACCTCCTGTGGACCGAGGGCAGGCTGTTCGTCGCGGGTCCGGACACCCATGCGTACGATCCCGGCGGCGCATCGGGGCGGTACGTGGGCGTCCGTTTCTACCCCGGCACCGCGCCCGCCTTCCTCGGCGTGCCCGCCGACGAGCTGCGCGACCGGCGCGTGGAGCTCGCCGACCTGTGGACCGGCGCCGAGGCGCGGCGGCTGGTCGAGCGGGTGGACGCCGCGCCCGACCCGATGGCCGCCCTGGAGTCGCTCGCCGCCGAGCGTGCTTCGGGCGTGCAGGCGCCCGACCCGCTCATCGCGCACGTCGTCAGATCCCTCGCGGCGGGCCGCTCGGTCGCCGCGACCGCGGCCGCCGCGGGCGTCAACGCCCGGCTGCTGCACCGGCGTTCACTGCCCGCCTTCGGCTACGGGCCCAAGACGCTCGGTCGCGTCCTGCGGTTGCAGCGGGCGCTCGCGCTCGCCCGCGCGGGCACGCCGTACGCGGCCACGGCCGCCGCCGCGGGCTTCGCCGACCAGGCCCATCTCGCCCGCGACGTCAAGGAGCTGACCGGGCTGCCGCTGACCGCGCTACTCGGCGGGGGCTCCGGGGGCTCCGGGGGCTCCGGGAGCTAG
- a CDS encoding NUDIX hydrolase: MDYPGDNRLAAAVVTHRGRVLLVRRSASERFLPRVWGVPCGKLEPDESPRDGVLRELKEETGLLGQVLRKVGESSFVSTYRGHEVKNWQDNFLIRPLTFDVVLPLADQDHRWLTPAELGTVEIDDYNREIVRQAFS; encoded by the coding sequence ATGGACTATCCCGGTGACAACCGGTTGGCGGCCGCTGTCGTGACGCACCGCGGCCGCGTGCTGCTCGTGCGGCGCAGCGCCAGTGAGCGGTTCCTGCCCCGGGTGTGGGGCGTGCCGTGCGGAAAGCTGGAGCCGGACGAGAGTCCGCGCGACGGCGTCCTGCGCGAGCTGAAGGAGGAGACCGGACTGCTCGGCCAGGTGCTGCGCAAGGTCGGCGAATCGTCCTTCGTCAGCACCTACCGCGGGCACGAGGTGAAGAACTGGCAGGACAACTTCCTGATCAGGCCGCTCACCTTCGACGTGGTATTGCCCCTCGCCGATCAGGACCACCGCTGGCTGACCCCCGCCGAGCTCGGCACGGTGGAGATCGACGACTACAACCGCGAGATCGTCCGCCAGGCGTTCAGCTGA
- a CDS encoding NAD(P)H-binding protein — protein sequence MTTNAVNMTVLVTGATGRVGRRVVESAEAAGLTVRAASRSGAVRFDWADRSTWADALRGADAAHIAYLPDVGAPGAAETVGAFARQAVELGVRRLTLLSARGEHQAHATEQAVRDAGAEWTVVRASWFAQNLSEGPFLEGMLDGELVFPGGEVLEPFIDARDIADVVVAALTGGDRLTGRTLDLTGPRLLTFRQAVAEVSKAAGRDIAYLPVTAREYGAALAEFGIPAEEVEFLIELFETNLDGRNAKLSDGVREVLGREPRDFADFARECAEEGVFNPATA from the coding sequence ATGACAACGAACGCAGTGAACATGACGGTGTTGGTGACGGGCGCGACCGGCCGGGTGGGCCGCAGGGTCGTGGAATCAGCCGAGGCGGCCGGGCTCACGGTGCGGGCGGCCTCGCGCTCCGGCGCGGTGCGGTTCGACTGGGCGGACAGGTCGACCTGGGCGGACGCCCTGCGGGGCGCGGACGCGGCGCACATCGCCTACCTGCCGGACGTCGGCGCCCCCGGCGCGGCCGAAACGGTCGGCGCCTTCGCGCGGCAGGCGGTCGAACTCGGCGTACGGCGCCTCACCCTGCTCTCGGCGCGCGGCGAGCACCAGGCACACGCCACGGAGCAGGCGGTACGGGACGCGGGCGCCGAGTGGACCGTGGTGCGGGCCAGCTGGTTCGCCCAGAACCTCAGCGAGGGGCCGTTCCTGGAGGGGATGCTGGACGGCGAACTCGTCTTCCCCGGCGGTGAGGTGCTCGAACCGTTCATCGACGCTCGGGACATCGCGGACGTGGTGGTCGCGGCGCTGACCGGCGGCGACCGCCTCACAGGCCGCACCCTCGACCTCACGGGCCCCCGCCTCCTCACCTTCCGGCAGGCCGTCGCGGAGGTCTCCAAGGCGGCGGGCAGGGACATCGCGTACCTCCCGGTGACCGCCCGCGAATACGGGGCCGCGCTCGCCGAGTTCGGCATCCCTGCCGAGGAGGTGGAGTTCCTGATCGAACTGTTCGAGACGAACCTCGACGGGCGCAACGCGAAGCTCTCCGACGGGGTGCGGGAGGTACTCGGCCGCGAGCCGAGGGACTTCGCCGACTTCGCCCGTGAGTGCGCCGAGGAGGGCGTTTTCAACCCTGCCACCGCATGA
- a CDS encoding AraC family transcriptional regulator, with protein sequence MDVLAGLLEGPRARGAFMIRALFEPPWSVRIADEAPLSVMIMVRGSAWIVPEDGTRPQLIGPGDLAIARGPDHYTCADDVGTAPFAEVRPGQRCVPLDGAPVARYQELGVRAWGESTGSSVEMLIGTYQMQGELTGRLLDALPALLVLPTRVWDCPLTPLLADEMNRDEPGQEVVLDRLLDLLLIAALRAWFSRPEAAAPAWYRAMGDPVVGHALRLLQDDPAHPWTIAGLAAKSGVSRAALARRFADLVGEPPMTYLTNWRLALAADLLRDSELTIGSIARRVGYGSSFALSSAFKRVYGVSPQEHRTRAA encoded by the coding sequence ATGGACGTACTCGCAGGACTCCTGGAGGGCCCCCGCGCGCGGGGAGCCTTCATGATCCGCGCGCTCTTCGAGCCGCCCTGGTCCGTCCGCATCGCGGACGAGGCGCCCCTGTCGGTCATGATCATGGTGCGCGGCAGCGCCTGGATCGTCCCCGAGGACGGCACCCGGCCCCAGCTCATCGGCCCCGGCGACCTCGCCATCGCGCGCGGGCCCGACCACTACACCTGCGCCGACGACGTGGGCACCGCCCCGTTCGCCGAGGTCCGGCCGGGCCAGCGCTGCGTACCGCTGGACGGCGCGCCGGTGGCCAGGTACCAGGAGCTCGGCGTGCGCGCCTGGGGCGAGTCGACCGGCAGTTCCGTGGAGATGCTGATCGGCACCTACCAGATGCAGGGCGAGCTCACGGGCCGACTGCTCGACGCGCTGCCCGCGCTGCTCGTGCTGCCCACGCGGGTGTGGGACTGCCCGCTGACCCCGCTGCTCGCCGACGAGATGAACAGGGACGAGCCGGGCCAGGAGGTCGTGCTCGACCGCCTGCTCGACCTGCTGCTCATCGCCGCGCTGCGCGCGTGGTTCTCCCGCCCCGAGGCGGCCGCCCCCGCCTGGTACCGGGCGATGGGCGACCCGGTCGTCGGCCACGCCCTGCGCCTGCTCCAGGACGACCCCGCGCACCCCTGGACCATCGCCGGCCTCGCCGCGAAGTCGGGCGTCTCGCGGGCCGCGCTGGCCCGCAGGTTCGCGGACCTCGTGGGGGAGCCCCCGATGACGTACCTGACGAACTGGCGGCTCGCGCTCGCCGCCGACCTGCTGCGCGACAGCGAGCTGACGATCGGCTCGATAGCCCGCAGGGTCGGTTACGGCAGTTCGTTCGCCCTGTCCAGCGCCTTCAAACGGGTCTACGGCGTCAGCCCGCAGGAGCATCGCACGCGCGCGGCGTAG
- a CDS encoding VOC family protein encodes MNSTPPPTPTPRFDLIGIVTSDLAASLAFYRRLGLEFPPGAEDQPHVETALPGGLRLAFDTEATVSSFMADWTPPTGAGRIGLAFHCDTAAGVDAVHTALVDAGHKSELAPWDAPWGQRYAVVLDPDGNGVDLFAPLAPGAPGAPGAPAE; translated from the coding sequence ATGAACAGCACACCGCCACCCACACCCACGCCTCGCTTCGACCTGATCGGCATCGTCACCTCCGATCTGGCCGCGTCGCTGGCCTTCTACCGCAGGCTCGGTCTGGAGTTCCCGCCGGGCGCCGAGGACCAGCCGCACGTGGAGACCGCTCTCCCCGGCGGCCTGCGCCTCGCCTTCGACACCGAGGCCACCGTCAGCTCCTTCATGGCGGACTGGACGCCGCCCACCGGCGCGGGCCGGATCGGGCTCGCCTTTCACTGCGACACGGCCGCCGGGGTCGACGCGGTCCACACCGCGCTGGTGGACGCCGGACACAAGAGCGAGCTGGCCCCGTGGGACGCGCCCTGGGGCCAGCGGTACGCCGTCGTGCTCGACCCGGACGGGAACGGCGTCGACCTCTTCGCCCCGCTAGCTCCCGGAGCCCCCGGAGCCCCCGGAGCCCCCGCCGAGTAG
- a CDS encoding dienelactone hydrolase family protein has protein sequence MPGSHPTSDLAGWSRAPFTGAGFTHDVYEKGTGPGVVLVPEIPGATPEVLALGDHLVERGFTVSIPSPFGEPGRPVSVGYVLGVMARLCVAAEFRAFATNARRPFADYLRALARDLASRTPGPGVGVIGMCFTGGFALAAAVDDAVVAPVLSQPSLPFPVTPARRVDPGLSRAEFDTVVARARNEGLCALGLRFTRDRAVPVERFATLRRHLGDAFEVIELDSAPGNEAGFGKNAHSVLTAELRETPGHPALAARERVVGFLRERLGPGSAA, from the coding sequence GTGCCCGGTTCACATCCGACGTCGGACCTCGCCGGCTGGAGCAGGGCTCCGTTCACCGGAGCCGGGTTCACCCATGATGTCTATGAGAAAGGGACAGGTCCGGGCGTCGTCCTGGTTCCCGAAATTCCGGGAGCCACCCCCGAAGTCCTTGCCCTCGGCGACCATCTGGTGGAACGGGGATTCACCGTCTCGATCCCGTCCCCGTTCGGCGAGCCCGGCCGTCCGGTTTCCGTCGGATACGTGCTCGGGGTGATGGCCAGGCTCTGCGTCGCCGCCGAGTTCCGCGCCTTCGCCACGAACGCGCGCCGCCCCTTCGCCGACTACCTCCGCGCCCTCGCCCGCGACCTCGCGTCCCGCACGCCGGGACCCGGCGTCGGCGTCATCGGCATGTGCTTCACGGGCGGCTTCGCGCTCGCCGCCGCCGTGGACGACGCCGTCGTCGCCCCGGTGCTGAGCCAGCCCTCGCTCCCCTTCCCCGTCACCCCGGCCCGCCGCGTCGACCCGGGCCTGTCCCGCGCCGAGTTCGACACGGTCGTGGCCCGCGCGAGGAACGAGGGCCTGTGCGCCCTCGGCCTCCGCTTCACCCGCGACCGAGCGGTCCCGGTCGAGCGCTTCGCCACGCTCCGACGTCACCTGGGCGACGCGTTCGAGGTGATCGAACTGGACTCGGCACCGGGCAACGAGGCGGGCTTCGGCAAGAACGCGCACTCCGTCCTCACCGCCGAACTCCGCGAGACCCCGGGCCATCCCGCCCTCGCGGCGCGCGAGCGGGTGGTGGGGTTCCTGCGGGAGCGGCTCGGGCCCGGTTCCGCCGCGTGA
- a CDS encoding GAF domain-containing protein, with amino-acid sequence MDLAHAARLLKGVRDATLSGQRPRVLPRPVIGDSWGRMMLRGVDPDHDIRSRLLTEEELAERRHGSPLVDILPVLRDALVSVADAAHHIMVVCDADGRVLWREGSSAVLRKADSLGFEVGADWGEGVVGTNGVGTPLVVRRPVQVFSAEHFVQTHHPWTCTGAPVTDPRDGRLLGVVDVSGPLQTMHPATLALVDSVAKLAEARLRDRHVTALDRLRAVAAPVLARLEGRAVAVDAHGWTAAVTGMPPVDRVTLPKALAAGRTWLPSLGTCLAEPLPGGWLLRPDDPRDGPEPLAATRLVLDVSSPRHWTLAVLGGARDWTHDLSPRHAELLFLLATHRGGRSASGLADDMFGDPARTVTVRAELSRVRRYLGGLLAHRPYRFHEDVDVRVVLPAIPEDLLPHSLAPAIRRARSVAEP; translated from the coding sequence ATGGACCTCGCGCACGCGGCGCGGCTCCTCAAAGGGGTCCGTGACGCGACACTCTCCGGGCAGCGCCCGCGTGTCCTGCCCCGGCCGGTGATCGGCGACTCCTGGGGGCGGATGATGCTGCGCGGCGTCGATCCCGACCACGACATCAGGTCCCGGCTGCTGACCGAGGAGGAACTGGCGGAGCGCCGCCACGGTTCGCCCCTGGTGGACATACTGCCGGTCCTGCGCGACGCCCTGGTCTCGGTGGCGGACGCCGCGCACCACATCATGGTCGTCTGCGACGCGGACGGCCGTGTGCTGTGGCGCGAGGGCAGCTCCGCGGTGCTGCGCAAGGCGGACTCGCTCGGTTTCGAGGTGGGCGCGGACTGGGGCGAGGGCGTCGTCGGCACCAACGGCGTGGGCACCCCGCTGGTGGTGCGCCGCCCCGTGCAGGTCTTCTCCGCCGAGCACTTCGTGCAGACCCACCACCCCTGGACCTGCACGGGCGCCCCCGTGACCGATCCGCGCGACGGCAGACTCCTCGGCGTGGTGGACGTCAGTGGCCCGCTGCAGACCATGCACCCGGCCACCCTCGCCCTGGTCGACTCGGTGGCCAAGCTCGCCGAGGCGCGCCTCCGGGACCGGCACGTCACGGCGCTCGACCGGCTGCGCGCGGTGGCCGCGCCGGTTCTCGCCCGCCTGGAGGGCCGGGCCGTCGCGGTGGACGCGCACGGCTGGACGGCCGCGGTGACGGGCATGCCGCCCGTGGACCGCGTCACGCTCCCCAAGGCGCTCGCCGCGGGCCGCACCTGGCTGCCCTCCCTCGGCACCTGCCTCGCGGAGCCGCTGCCCGGCGGCTGGCTGCTTCGCCCGGACGACCCCAGGGACGGCCCCGAGCCGCTCGCCGCGACCCGGCTCGTCCTGGACGTGAGCAGTCCTCGGCACTGGACCCTCGCGGTGCTCGGCGGCGCCCGTGACTGGACCCACGACCTGAGTCCGCGCCATGCCGAGCTGCTCTTCCTGCTCGCCACGCACCGCGGCGGGCGCAGCGCTTCGGGTCTGGCCGACGACATGTTCGGCGACCCGGCCCGCACGGTGACGGTCCGCGCCGAACTCTCCCGGGTCCGGCGCTACTTGGGCGGCCTGCTCGCCCACCGCCCCTACCGCTTCCACGAGGACGTGGACGTACGGGTGGTCCTGCCCGCCATCCCGGAGGACCTGCTTCCGCACTCACTGGCCCCGGCGATACGGCGGGCGAGGAGCGTGGCGGAACCTTGA
- a CDS encoding YihY/virulence factor BrkB family protein: MHQAKETPGRPSGRWNRARALYSNVSKRRTAWLLLKDTVNSCMEYRILGLAAEAAFFTLLSVPPLLLSLIGLLAYVDRWTGANTIASVENNILEASRTVLSDRGVSQIAQPILEDVMRVSRPDIISIGFLFALWSGSRAVNVFIDTITVMYGLDGVRGIVKTRILAFGLFLVALLIGSVALPLMVAGPDAVVKLLPGSTTVVQILYWPVVVILSVVFLTTLYHVSVPVRSPWVEDMPGALIALAMWVLGSFLLRIYLTSTVEGPTIYGSLAAPVAVLLWIGVSAFAVLVGAAVNAAIDRVWPSVATAAARAANDRIRTAQAAEVVARAAAAREVPADPDDPDDPEMPSEFPERWSRFLPPDDVTSRLRTHAKRHANGETPPE; the protein is encoded by the coding sequence GTGCACCAGGCAAAAGAAACACCCGGGCGCCCTTCGGGACGCTGGAACCGGGCCCGCGCTCTCTACAGCAACGTCTCCAAGCGCAGGACCGCCTGGCTGCTGCTCAAGGACACCGTCAACTCTTGCATGGAGTACCGCATCCTGGGGCTCGCGGCCGAGGCGGCGTTCTTCACGCTGCTCTCCGTGCCGCCGCTGCTCCTGAGCCTCATCGGCCTGCTCGCCTACGTGGACCGGTGGACCGGCGCCAACACGATCGCCAGCGTCGAGAACAACATCCTGGAGGCGTCCCGCACGGTCCTCTCCGACCGGGGCGTCAGCCAGATCGCGCAGCCGATACTGGAGGACGTGATGCGGGTCAGCAGGCCCGACATCATCTCCATCGGCTTCCTCTTCGCGCTGTGGTCGGGCTCGCGCGCCGTGAACGTCTTCATCGACACCATCACCGTGATGTACGGCCTGGACGGGGTCCGCGGCATCGTCAAGACCCGCATCCTCGCCTTCGGCCTGTTCCTGGTGGCGCTCCTGATCGGTTCGGTGGCGCTGCCGCTGATGGTGGCGGGGCCCGACGCGGTGGTGAAGCTGCTTCCGGGGTCCACGACGGTCGTCCAGATCCTGTACTGGCCGGTCGTCGTGATCCTCTCCGTGGTCTTCCTGACCACGCTCTACCACGTGTCCGTGCCGGTGCGTTCGCCGTGGGTCGAGGACATGCCGGGCGCCCTCATCGCGCTCGCCATGTGGGTGCTCGGCAGCTTCCTGCTGCGCATCTACCTGACCAGCACGGTGGAGGGCCCCACCATCTACGGTTCGCTCGCCGCGCCGGTCGCCGTCCTGCTCTGGATCGGCGTATCGGCGTTCGCCGTCCTGGTCGGCGCCGCGGTGAACGCGGCGATCGACCGGGTCTGGCCGTCCGTCGCGACGGCGGCGGCGCGCGCGGCGAACGACCGCATAAGGACCGCGCAGGCCGCCGAGGTGGTCGCCCGCGCGGCCGCCGCCCGCGAGGTGCCGGCGGATCCGGACGATCCGGACGACCCCGAGATGCCGTCCGAATTCCCCGAACGCTGGTCGCGGTTCCTGCCGCCGGACGACGTGACCTCGCGGCTACGGACACACGCCAAGCGTCATGCGAATGGTGAGACCCCTCCGGAGTGA